One Elusimicrobiota bacterium genomic region harbors:
- the atpD gene encoding F0F1 ATP synthase subunit beta — MNNGKIVQIIGPVIDVEFSNENIPSIRNALNVKRKEPNAAKLVLEVAQHIGDNTVRTIALGPTEGLARGLEVEDTGGPITVPVGKPCLGRLINLLGEPIDHLGELKTDTRLPIHRQAPKFVEQETKQQIFETGIKVIDLLEPYKKGGKVGLFGGAGVGKTVIIMELIHNVATHHGGVSIFGGVGERTREGNDLWLDMKESKVLDKTVLVYGQMNEPPGARLRVALSALTQAEYFRDHEGQDVLLFVDNIFRYVLAGAEVSALLGRMPSAVGYQPTLG, encoded by the coding sequence ATGAACAACGGTAAAATCGTGCAGATAATCGGCCCGGTGATTGACGTAGAGTTTTCTAATGAAAACATCCCGTCGATACGTAACGCACTGAATGTTAAACGTAAAGAACCAAACGCAGCAAAACTTGTGCTTGAAGTCGCACAGCATATCGGCGATAATACTGTCCGCACAATTGCGTTAGGCCCTACGGAAGGCCTTGCCCGCGGGCTCGAGGTAGAAGATACCGGCGGGCCGATAACTGTACCGGTAGGAAAACCCTGCCTTGGCCGCCTGATAAACCTTCTTGGTGAGCCCATAGACCATCTTGGCGAGTTAAAAACCGATACGCGGTTACCCATACACCGTCAAGCACCTAAATTTGTTGAGCAGGAAACTAAACAACAAATTTTTGAGACCGGCATAAAAGTTATTGACCTTCTTGAACCTTACAAAAAAGGCGGGAAAGTTGGCTTATTCGGAGGTGCGGGTGTCGGGAAAACAGTTATTATTATGGAACTCATACATAACGTTGCAACGCATCACGGCGGGGTTTCAATCTTCGGCGGTGTTGGTGAACGCACACGTGAAGGCAACGACTTATGGCTAGACATGAAAGAATCAAAAGTGCTGGATAAAACAGTGCTGGTATACGGACAGATGAACGAACCGCCAGGGGCGAGGTTACGTGTAGCATTATCCGCGCTAACACAAGCGGAATACTTCCGTGACCATGAAGGACAGGATGTTTTACTTTTTGTAGACAATATTTTTAGGTACGTCCTTGCCGGAGCTGAAGTATCAGCATTACTTGGCCGTATGCCGTCCGCTGTGGGATACCAGCCAACGCTTGGT